One Roseimaritima multifibrata DNA window includes the following coding sequences:
- a CDS encoding histone H1-like repetitive region-containing protein, with the protein MQKPTMQKPTMQKPTMQKPTTQKPTTQKPTTQKPTTQKPTTQKPTTQKPTTQKPTTQKPTTQKLTTQKLTTQKLTTQKLTTQKLTTQKLTTQKLTTQKLTTQKLTTQKLTTQKLTTQKLTTQMPTTQKLTTQKLTTQKPTTQKPTMIPQRRTDRPVLLRNSSV; encoded by the coding sequence ATGCAAAAGCCGACGATGCAAAAGCCGACGATGCAAAAGCCGACGATGCAAAAGCCGACGACGCAAAAGCCGACGACGCAAAAGCCGACGACGCAAAAGCCGACGACGCAAAAGCCGACGACGCAAAAGCCGACGACGCAAAAGCCGACGACGCAAAAGCCGACGACGCAAAAGCCGACGACGCAAAAGCTGACGACGCAAAAGCTGACGACGCAAAAGCTGACGACGCAAAAGCTGACGACGCAAAAGCTGACGACGCAAAAGCTGACGACGCAAAAGCTGACGACGCAAAAGCTGACGACGCAAAAGCTGACGACGCAAAAGCTGACGACGCAAAAGCTGACGACGCAAAAGCTGACGACGCAAATGCCGACGACGCAAAAGCTGACGACGCAAAAGCTGACGACGCAAAAGCCGACGACGCAAAAGCCGACGATGATTCCGCAACGGAGAACTGACCGGCCCGTTTTGCTGCGGAATTCGAGCGTTTAG